The following are from one region of the Tachysurus fulvidraco isolate hzauxx_2018 chromosome 24, HZAU_PFXX_2.0, whole genome shotgun sequence genome:
- the parp10 gene encoding uncharacterized protein parp10, with protein sequence MEDESLEHRSVEVLQIPDGVDDDLLWLYFENKRRSGGGNIISLDRTGDKALLVFENVDVATRVLQKDIHRLSDAQLIVRKKPPKDRGKLVLRGLSPSTSSDMLELYVENLTGIDSDNYTLHLSPGKDLVLIHLHQPVAEEFEKMRSKFSKRPLDGARLTLEQVECTDSIMVGNLTPDLTDDLLTLYFESSRSGGGEVVSVCRISQHLAKVSFKDVQSVDGVLQKSHKLEKTDLIVKPYYSFLHLEEEAPQTSSENGTDGGVDGQISPVSPLNDTHTVLISSASSLSVSQEALKPDLQMTPEPVDMSINTSQVLQPPAEQKPSICHVSILDPIKRELMTLSNVPERLRTSHPGYKIRVTPNGVEVEGPTLDGAEKLKSELMEFLVGVSQVQVSVSALKADFLQRQDVRDKLTAMLKDQGLPCSYMLKGGVMTLCSTSMQMVNQACEVIKSTVSEFVLNVKPEHEYIICSEDWKTFLLSQDTCSTETSPQGDAIAVVTLKDVELEVKENITRFLSTPIQSEKVLSMQPAMLTYIQLHHQQLLRDMSEVIIFPLDTGDGLSIQGNPTAVQTVAEVLSSVVDSTYTKVITVTQPGIARFLLHDDEGLSILGEMTAKFQVYINLEMVHWEPLEEQDIFAMAWKMMSSQNFTRSSAQGLADPRASADKHTSAQIEEAKKILGFLESDRSHTAAAEVAEVEMDLYSAPTSSGEQMETQESVKAESQQEDVVSLDEDAYLSLAIQMSLEASQNPEQLEEEELQKVLQLSKDEAMPMDEGQELVKAVDVSLQEAISSANTAQIEVFACYTHDLVRVDIALGKKVGLRQHEEKLQHKSFRKLSRFHRRCLDLIKRKHAVEIQIQGTTAVVSGFKNYVTEALPELNELLGRAEGSTTDAEILKTVQWVWHDRERSAVTPYSPEATLFIENAWRVKQDKLDILFNNQPYTIDFTKMLEFSVSSGRSVPISRKLISSVDLYTEFQEDYSLLSDVPDAVRLEKDSEEYNEVAADFFSSLTDQSSVQIVQVEKLTNRLLYSQYLLKKADMEQKVRSDVERMLYHGTSESSVKEICIHGFNRSFCGKNATAYGQGVYFAVKSAYSFSDTYSPPNADGHKFIFVAKVLTGDFTQGKHDMRTAPLRQGSDIPVRFHSVVDSMKEPSLFVIFNDTQAYPQYLITCLKAPE encoded by the exons ATGGAGGACGAAAGCTTGGAACATCGTAGCGTGGAGGTCCTTCAGATCCCTGATGGTGTGGATGACGACCTGCTGTGGCTTTACTTTGAAAACAAGAGACGGTCTGGAGGAGGGAACATCATTTCTCTGGACAGGACAGGAGACAAAGCCTTACTGGTGTTTGAAAATGTGGACG TTGCAACGAGAGTCTTGCAGAAAGACATTCATCGTCTCAGTGATGCCCAACTGATCGTACGCAAAAAACCCCCAAAGGATCGCGGTAAGCTGGTGCTGCGTGGTCTTTCTCCCAGCACCAGCTCTGACATGCTGGAGCTTTACGTGGAGAATCTGACAGGGATCGACTCCGATAACTACACCCTGCATCTGTCCCCTGGGAAAGACCTGGTCCTCATTCATCTCCACCAGCCTGTAGCCGAGG AATTTGAGAAGATGCGCAGTAAATTCTCCAAGCGACCGCTAGATGGAGCGAGGCTCACTCTGGAGCAGGTGGAGTGCACAGACTCCATCATGGTGGGAAACCTGACCCCTGACCTGACCGACGATCTGCTAACGCTGTACTTCGAGAGCAGCCGCAGTGGAGGTGGAGAAgtggtgtctgtgtgcaggATCTCACAACACCTCGCTAAAGTCTCCTTTAAAGACGTGCAGT CTGTGGACGGCGTACTTCAGAAGTCTCACAAACTAGAAAAGACAGACTTGATCGTCAAACCTTATTACTCTTTTCTGCACTTGGAGGAAGAAGCCCCTCAGACGAGTTCAGAGAACGGGACAGACGGAGGGGTAGATGGTCAGATTAGCCCTGTATCTCCTTTGaacgacacacacaccgttcTGATCAGCTCTGCATCATCATTGTCCGTCAGTCAGGAGGCTCTGAAACCTGACCTCCAGATGACCCCAGAACCTGTAGATATGTCCATAAACACCTCGCAGGTCCTTCAACCTCCAGCTGAACAGAAGCCCTCTATCTGCCATGTCTCCATCCTTGACCCCATTAAACGAGAGCTCATGACTCTCTCTAATGTTCCCGAAAGGTTGAGAACATCTCACCCTGGATACAAGATCAGAGTCACACCGAACGGCGTGGAGGTCGAAGGCCCCACCCTAGATGGAGCTGAGAAACTGAAGAGCGAGCTGATGGAGTTCCTTGTTGGCGTGTCGCAGGTCCAAGTGTCCGTCAGTGCTCTGAAAGCTGACTTTCTCCAGAGACAGGATGTCAGAGACAAGCTGACAGCAATGCTGAAGGACCAGGGGCTGCCCTGCTCCTACATGCTGAAGGGGGGGGTGATGACTTTATGTTCCACGTCCATGCAGATGGTGAACCAGGCATGTGAGGTGATAAAGAGCACGGTCAGTGAGTTTGTCCTTAATGTGAAGCCTGAGCATGAGTACATAATCTGCTCTGAGGACTGGAAAACCTTCCTCCTGAGTCAGGACACCTGCAGCACCGAAACCTCACCCCAGGGGGATGCCATCGCCGTGGTGACGCTGAAGGATGTGGAGCTGGAGGTGAAGGAGAACATCACTCGGTTCCTCAGCACTCCCATTCAGAGCGAGAAAGTCCTCAGCATGCAGCCTGCTATGCTCACCTACATCCAGCTGCACCATCAACAGCTGCTCAGGGACATGTCTGAGGTCATCATCTTCCCCCTGGACACCGGAGACGGCCTGAGC ATCCAGGGAAACCCCACGGCGGTTCAGACAGTGGCGGAGGTTTTATCCAGCGTGGTGGACTCCACGTACACTAAGGTCATCACGGTGACTCAGCCCGGCATCGCTCGCTTCCTGTTGCACGATGACGAGGGGTTGAGCATCCTGGGAGAGATGACCGCCAAGTTCCAGGTCTACATCAACCTGGAGATGGTGCACTGGGAACCGCTGGAGGAACAG GACATCTTCGCTATGGCCTGGAAAATGATGTCGAGTCAGAACTTCACGAGGAGTTCGGCTCAGGGTTTAGCGGATCCGAGGGCTAGCGCTGATAAACACACATCAG CTCAGATAGAAGAGGCTAAGAAGATACTGGGGTTTCTGGAGAGCGATCGCTCTCACACGGCGGCGGCAGAGGTGGCGGAGGTGGAAATGGATCTGTACTCGGCTCCCACGTCCTCGGGAGAACAG ATGGAAACACAGGAGTCCGTTAAAGCTGAGAGTCAGCAGGAGGACGTCGTCAGTCTGGATGAAGATGCTTATCTCTCCCTGGCCATCCAGATGTCATTGGAGGCAAGTCAGAACCCAGAGCAGCTGGAGGAAGAAGAGCTACAGAAAGTCCTCCAGCTCTCCAAAGACGAGGCGATGCCCATGGACGAGGGCCAAGAGCTGGTGAAGGCGGTGGACGTGTCCCTGCAGGAGGCCATCAGCTCGGCCAACACGGCGCAGATCGAGGTGTTTGCGTGTTACACACATGACCTGGTGCGTGTAGACATTGCTCTGGGGAAGAAGGTGGGTTTAAGGCAGCATGAGGAGAAACTGCAGCACAAGAGCTTCAGGAAGCTCTCACGCTTCCATCGGCGCTGCCTGGACCTCATCAAAAGGAAGCACGCCGTAGAAATCCAGATCCAGGGCACCACAGCCGTCGTCTCAGGGTTTAAGAACTACGTCACCGAAGCGCTGCCCGAACTGAACGAGCTGCTGGGGAGAGCAGAAGGGAGCACCACAGACGCCGAGATCCTGAAGACCGTGCAGTGGGTGTGGCACGACCGCGAGCGCTCGGCGGTGACGCCGTACTCACCAGAGGCCACACTGTTCATCGAAAACGCCTGGAGAGTAAAACAGGACAAGCTGGACATCCTGTTCAACAACCAGCCCTACACCATCGATTTCACAAAGATGCTGGAGTTCAGCGTGTCGTCCGGGCGATCCGTGCCCATCTCACGGAAACTCATCAGCTCTGTCGATCTGTACACGGAATTCCAAG AGGATTACAGTCTGCTGTCAGACGTCCCAGACGCCGTGAGACTGGAGAAAGATTCTGAAGAATATAACGAAGTCGCTGCAGATTTCTTTAGCAGCCTCACCGATCAGAGCAGCGTCCAGATCGTACAG GTGGAGAAGCTGACGAACCGGCTGCTGTACAGTCAGTACCTGCTGAAGAAGGCCGACATGGAGCAGAAGGTCCGGAGTGATGTGGAGCGGATGCTGTATCACGGCACCAGCGAGAGCAGCGTGAAAGAGATCTGCATCCACGGCTTCAACAGGAGCTTCTGCGGCAAAAACG ccaCGGCGTACGGACAGGGCGTGTACTTCGCCGTCAAATCCGCATACTCTTTCTCGGACACCTACTCCCCCCCCAACGCTGACGGACACAAGTTCATCTTCGTAGCCAAGGTCCTGACGGGAGACTTCACCCAGGGAAAGCACGACATGAGGACGGCTCCCCTCAGACAGGGCTCCGACATCCCGGTGCGCTTCCACAGCGTCGTGGACAGCATGAAGGAGCCCAGTCTGTTCGTCATCTTTAACGACACACAGGCGTATCCTCAGTATCTCATCACCTGCCTGAAGGCTCCCGAGTGA
- the polr2k gene encoding DNA-directed RNA polymerases I, II, and III subunit RPABC4, with amino-acid sequence MDSQKDVQPPKQQPMIYICGECHTENEIKARDPIRCRECGYRIMYKKRTKRLVVFDAR; translated from the exons ATGGATTCCCAGAAAGACGTCCAGCCTCCTAAACAGCAGCCCATGATCTACATCTGTGGAG AGTGTCACACAGAAAATGAGATCAAGGCCCGAGACCCGATACGCTGTAGAGAATGTGGCTACAGAATCATGTACAAGAAGAGGACGAAGAGAC TGGTCGTGTTCGACGCTCGATGA